The sequence CACGCGACACACTGCATTTCCGTGCCTTCAAAAGCTGCAGCGCCGTCGCTTGTCGACCGGCGCTCGCAAGGAGCCCGGCGCAAGATTACCCATCGAAAGAGTCATGGCAATCGAACTTGCACGCCGTACGGCGCCATCACCGATCCGCAGCTCTCTGGACGAAGCACAATTTCGAGTGATAGCAATTGCACGCGCGAAATATGGGGCCGCGCGTTCTAGGGGCGCCGCGGCTTTTCTTCTGGCCGACGAGCTTTGCTGGGCTGCACGTCACCCCGATTGATTAGAACATATCGAAGGGCAAGGCGATGGGCGGCAAGACATATAGCGGCAAGGCGTTCAGGGATTTGATGAACTGCAATTACTACCCCCTGGCGAACATGAAGAGGAGCGTGGCCAAGCTCAAAGCGTCGGACGACATCGATCTGCCGACCCTTGAATATGGCCAGTACCACCTGATCCTGACGCCGCCATCGAAATGGCCGCAGGGAAGTGCCAAGTACTGGCACAAGGAGAAGGGCCGGGCTCGCCTCGACCTCAGCACCCAACCGAACACGGTCCCCCTATCGCGGGACGAGCCCGGCGTGATCCCCCTGACGCGATGCGACCTGCTCGATGCCTGCGTCCGGAAGTGCTTCAACTCCGAGCCGCCGATCCCGATGAAGACCAACATCATCGTCCATGCGCCGAACGACGCCTATGCCCACCGGCACGAGATCCGGCTGGAATGGGAATACAAGAAGGGCTCGGACAAGCCGACACTGCTCCATCTGACGATGGTCTGTCCGCACAGATCGTGATTAGAAGCGTTCTGGCTTGTGCGGACATCATCGTCGCACGCGGGTGATATGCCGGGACTGTGGCGGGCCGCCGGTGTCCACCTCCCGTCACCGACCCGTCGCATGAAGATGATCCGGTTCGGGGGCGGACGGGAAGGCGATCAGGGAGTTTTGAGGGAGCCCCGTCCCGGAGCAGTGATCCGGAAAAATGCAATGCACTTTTCCGGATGATGATTCATCCCGCTCTCGTCGCACCTTAGTCGCAATAGCAGAACGCGTAGACTGCGCCGATCTTGGCAATGTGGAGGTCTGCGCTGGTCTTTCGCGACGTGCTGTCCGCGTTGGCCCTGAGAATGGTCGTGGCGCCCTGGATCTGCGTGCTCGAGCTGGTGCGCGTCTCGGCGCGGTCGATGTCGAAATGCAGGTAGCGATATTCGCCGCGCAGCGACCATCGCTGGGTCAGCTTGAACTCGCCGCCCGCGCCAGCCGTATAGCCCGCCACCCACTTGCCGTTGGGCCCGTTGACGCCGCCGGGGTCGGGAAAGGTGAAATGGCCGAGCGCCAAGCCGCCGACACCGTAGAGCATCAGCTTCGGGGTGACGAGATAGCCGGCCCGGCCGAACACGCCGACGTTCGAGCGCAATTGCTCACTGGCCTGCATCGCCGTCGGATTGACACTCGTGGTCACGACACCGTTGAGAACTTGACGGGTATTGCTCGTCTGCTCGCCGTTCATCTTGAAGGCAACATCCGAGAAGAGCGTGCCTTCGATCTGACCGCCGGCCACGATATTGCCGGCTCGCCAGTTGTAGCCTGCGAACAGATCGACCATCGAGCCCGTGGTGTCGCCGGCGGCACTGCCCCGGGTCGTCGTATTGCCGACGAAATCAGTCGTCTGCACCGCACCGTTGAAATTCTGCTGGGCAGAGTCGGCAGTCGAGGCCAGGATCTGTCGGGCACGGCCCGCGCCGGCAGCGAAATAGGCGCCGAGATAGGGGCCTGCCCAATGGTCGCTGGGGGCGCCAGGCAGCGCCGCCATGGCTGATCGCGGTCCTCCTTCACCGAACCTATAGACCATGCCGATCTTTCCGGTGTGGAAGTCGGCGTTGATCTGGCGAGTGGTGCTGTCGGTGGAGAGAGAGGTGCTGGAAGATCCGGTCGATTGCGTGCTCGATGCGAAGTTGCTGCCTTCGTTGCGGCCAAAGCCGTAGTGCGTATAGCGATATTCGCCGCGCAGCGACCAGTTGCCTGTCAGCTTCACCTCGCCGCCGGCGCCCAACGTGTAGCCGGCCACCCACTTGCCGTTGGCGCCGCCGCTGCTGAAGTCCCCGTCAGCGTAAGTGAAATGTCCCAGCGCCAGGCCACCGAGGCCGTAGAGCAGCACGTTCGGCGTCACCAGATATCCGGCCCGGCCGATGACGCCGACGTTCGAACGCAGTTGCTGCTGGGTCCGGTTGCCGGCCGTTTGCGAGCCTGAAGACGTCGAGGTGACGGCTCCGTTCGAGGTGTCAACCGAGGTGAATGTGTGAGGGCCGATGGTCTTGAACGTCACGTCGGAAAAGACCGAGCCTTCGATCTGCCCGCCGGCCACGACACTTCCGGCGCGCCAATTGTAGCCGGCGAAGAGATCGACCATCGAACCCGTCACGTCGCCGACGGGACGGCCGTTCGTCGATTGGGTGCTGGTGGACGTCGTGGTCCCGACGATGGTGATCGTGCTGGTGCTGGTGTTGTTCGTCGCGATGGTTTCCGCGGCACGTCCGGCGCCGGCACCGAAATAGGCGCCGATATAAGGTCCCGCCCAGCCGTCGTTCCAGGCCGGGCTCGGCAGTGCCGCCATCGCCGACCGCGTTCCTGACGCGCCGAATTGATAAACCAGTCCGATCTTGCCGACGTGGAAATCGGCGTCGATATGCCGCCCGTTGACGGTGCTGTTGGTGGACGTGGTGGTGCCGCCACCTGACACGGATGTCTGCGAGCTGCCCGTCGGCTCGTTGCCGTCATATCCGAAATGCATGTAGCGGTATTCACCGCGCAGCGACCAGCTGTCCGTCAGCTTGACCTCGCCGCCCGCGCCCGCGACGTAACCAGCCACCCATTTGCCGTTCTTGCCGCCGACGCGGACTTCCGAGTCGGGATAGCCGTCGGGATAGGTCAGATGCCCCAGCGCGAGGCCGCCCAGGCCATACAGCAGTACACTCGGCGTCACCAGATAACCGGCCCGGCCGATCACGCCGACGTTCGAGCGCAACTGCTGCCGGTCCTCGATCCTGTTCGTCCCTGAGCTTGTCGAGGTGACGACGCCGTTGTTGGTCGAAACCGAGCTGTATGCCTCGTTGCCGACCGTCTTCGTGGTGACGTCGCTGAACAAGGTGCCTTCGATCTGCCCGCCGGCCACGACAT comes from Bradyrhizobium sp. CCGE-LA001 and encodes:
- a CDS encoding outer membrane protein, whose product is MVSAGALAADLTVKAPPRPAWVNSWAGPYIGAYFGAGAGHATDSSTGSFANSSLSTNAGVVTSNSTLVGTTASILSGDVTGSMVDLFAGYNWQAGNIVAGGQVEGTVFSDVALKPFGNQTFNSVSTNVLLGVVTSTTAGSATVQSNQQLRSRVGLIGRLGFLARPDLLLYGLGGLELGHFTFADSADPFGGGNNKWVAGYTVGAGGELKLTGNWSLRGEYRYLNFGFNRSAATNSTASSATGATTFVSTSSESSSTRTNADFHLAKIGLVYQFGDSGPLSAMAAIPPAGRGASFASAWGDSWAGPYIGAYFGAGAGRARQTSTRIDDEGSVSTVGGTSAFTQSGFGNLAGDMTGSMVDLFAGYNWRTGNVVAGGQIEGTLFSDVTTKTVGNEAYSSVSTNNGVVTSTSSGTNRIEDRQQLRSNVGVIGRAGYLVTPSVLLYGLGGLALGHLTYPDGYPDSEVRVGGKNGKWVAGYVAGAGGEVKLTDSWSLRGEYRYMHFGYDGNEPTGSSQTSVSGGGTTTSTNSTVNGRHIDADFHVGKIGLVYQFGASGTRSAMAALPSPAWNDGWAGPYIGAYFGAGAGRAAETIATNNTSTSTITIVGTTTSTSTQSTNGRPVGDVTGSMVDLFAGYNWRAGSVVAGGQIEGSVFSDVTFKTIGPHTFTSVDTSNGAVTSTSSGSQTAGNRTQQQLRSNVGVIGRAGYLVTPNVLLYGLGGLALGHFTYADGDFSSGGANGKWVAGYTLGAGGEVKLTGNWSLRGEYRYTHYGFGRNEGSNFASSTQSTGSSSTSLSTDSTTRQINADFHTGKIGMVYRFGEGGPRSAMAALPGAPSDHWAGPYLGAYFAAGAGRARQILASTADSAQQNFNGAVQTTDFVGNTTTRGSAAGDTTGSMVDLFAGYNWRAGNIVAGGQIEGTLFSDVAFKMNGEQTSNTRQVLNGVVTTSVNPTAMQASEQLRSNVGVFGRAGYLVTPKLMLYGVGGLALGHFTFPDPGGVNGPNGKWVAGYTAGAGGEFKLTQRWSLRGEYRYLHFDIDRAETRTSSSTQIQGATTILRANADSTSRKTSADLHIAKIGAVYAFCYCD